A window of Pristis pectinata isolate sPriPec2 chromosome 18, sPriPec2.1.pri, whole genome shotgun sequence genomic DNA:
GGGCGGGCAGGGGAAGGAGCAAGGTAAATATATTTCAGTGAGGGGGCAGGCGAGGCGGCTCGGGAGTCAGAGGAGAGCCAACGAGTGGAATGCACAGGGTGGGGACAAGAGGGGATGATAACACCCCCTCCAGAAAAATCATTGCACACATTCAGAAATGTGTCCAATTAATGTGTCCCTCCCAAAGCAGTCACATTTACGTCCTATTCATCCCATGTCAAACCATTGAGGTCTGAACACTGCCATAATATTAGACCTCCCTATTTTGCTGGCCTTCAGTCCCAGAACCTGGTTTGGGAAAGGACTGATGGACAAGGAGTGAGGGTTAAGGATTATCACAGCTCACTGTGGAACACATTCACTTCTGGGCTCATTCCGTGCCCCCGCTAACTGCCCCATTGACTAGTTTGACCTGGTCTTAGGCTATCacagaggagacacaggagactgcagatgctggaatctggagcaacaaactatctgctggaggaagccagcgggtcgagcagcatctgtggggggacagGAATtgtcagagtcctgatgcagggtttcgacccgaaacatcgacaattctttcccccccacagatgctgctcgacccactgagttcctccagcagatagtttgtttctcaccctgtcacagatgttcccttgccccatccatccctcccaccacctcctctgcgaCTTGGAACTGTTACCTCTCTTTCCCAGCCTGACAATGGGTCCCGGACCTAGGaacaggaacagtttctctctccacagatgctgtctgacctgctgagtgtttccagcaatgtcTAATTTCAGCTTAATTTGAGTTTTACAAACAAATGCCTCCTTATATTGTTCAAATATGTCATTGTACATTGTATATTAAGAGAGCCACTTGacactctctctccacagacactgcctgacccactgggtgcTTCGAAcaccttctgtttttatctcagattttcaacatctgcagttttttcttgattttcatttagtcAAGGGCTGTGACACTCGGCCCGTCCCGCTGCTGATGACAGCAACTCCTCTCTGTGTCCCCTGTGACAGGATGGCGGGTCAGTGCCCTTGGTAGTGGGGGCGGTAATTAGTAATAGGTCactagtttattgttgtcacatgtaccaagctccAGTGCCAAGGGAAAACTGTACAACACCATGTGTTAGATGTTGCCATCAATTAAGTACATTAAAGAGTAGTCACTGCTCAAGGCTAACGAAGCGGGTAACtggcgcacagcaagatcccacaaatagagACTAGACGAGTGACAAGAGAATCTGCGTCTGTTGGTCTAGGCATCAGACAGcaggaatgagaagggatctacTGCCTGAGCAGCACACTATCAGCTCAACACCATCACCGCCAGAAATTCCCACGTCTCAGGTTGTTTATTCACCATGAACTGCAGACCCacgttccccctctccccaccccaatcTCAGCCTGACTGCTACCTCCAGCTCAACGTAACCACGCACTTTCTACTCTCCCCACATGTGGGAACTCACTGCTTTATCAGATTCGACTCAACGACATCCCATTGCACATCTCCATTCCCGTTCAATCTCCCACTGTGGAAGGATTGGGTGGTTTATGAGTTTGTTCCTGGGGAGATGAAGGCAGTTGGCTTTAGTACAGGGAAACGAAGCAAGCTCATGTAGACCGTACCTGGCTTCAGAGACTCCCACGGGATTCCAGAGGCCCAAGTGGCAGCTTGGACAACGATTCAACTCTTCCTTGGTAATCACCAGAGTCGTTCCAGCTTCTTTACTTATTCCTCGTTCCTCCTTGCCTCCTCTCACTGCAGTCCTCTCATCGTCTGTCTCTGCCTCTTTTGcttcgtcctcctcctcctcttcctcttcaatGCTGCTCTGACGATACCTTAAAGCAAGATTGTAGTCTTTGCACGCAGAAAAGATCAAACGATGAAATCTGTAAACTTCATAACCTGGTTTCTAGATCTAAGACAGAGGCTGAGAGTGAAGCCGTGATGGAACTAGTTCCTCTTGGTACCAATAAGCCTGTAGGGTGAATAGAGAGTCACTGAGGTCTCAGGTCACTGAGCCCACTTGCTCCTTGATTCTAGACGCTCACATCTGGCACTGGTGCCCCCGTCGGTAAGCCTGTACACAAGGACAGGTGGCCCTTGAACCCATAGTTCTACAGATGGGAAAAAAGTCAACAGGCCTTGAACTGGGCGACAATATTTGTCCAAATCTCAAAGACCAAGGACACATCCGAGGATCTTTCCTTTGGCTTTCTGCACGCCACAAAGTAACATTCGCCCACGCTGGCCCCACATTTGGTTCCTAGTGTGTTCATTCCAGCTGTGGGGACATCGTTGGGGGTGTAATTGTTGCTTCACTTATGTAGGCTGGAAAATGAACAAGTAGGGCTGAAGATGGCTGCGTTGGTCGAGAACGTTTTGCTCTGGTGCCTTCCTACATTAAATAGCTTAACGTCACTCAGTCTCCTGGCCTCCAAGTGCTCCATCTGTGGGTACCTCTGGAACCAGGGACCAGGAACGTGGGTCCAGACCCTCGGGGAAGGAGGGATAAAACTGAAACAACTAATGGTCATATACAACAATCTAGCTGTGAGAAAAACATGTGATTAGAACAGCTTTCTGCTCTTTCTGTTAAACTTCTCTTCATGATTACCTACGGTGGGCTTTTGAAGCCAATGGCCTTAAatgcatcattttaaaaacaaaatgtattcCACAGCCATTCCTACCGCAGTTCAGCCTCGAAGACCTTAAAGTACTTGCCTGGTTTTGTCAATGCCTGCACCCAGTTCAACGTAGTCGATGGTGCCAGTGTTGTTAGGATCCAACAGTCTGGCCAAGATGTGGAGCTGAGCTTCTACACAAGGAATGTTCAAGTCTCGCATTCCTGAAAAATTGAAACATGGATTGCATAATCTGCTATGCTCAATATAAATACAGTTTCtaaaatcaagtcgagtttattgtcatctgcacaagtccatgtgtgcacaggtgcaatgaaaaacttgcttgcagcagcatcacaggaacattgcatcagataagcagcattcacaagaaaaacacaaacttttacaagaaagaacacaactagaacaaaaacaaagtccattttagtgcaaagtgatcaaagtggtcatagtgttgctaaactgcagtgatcagggttgtgccggtcagttcaagaaccgaatggttgaagggaagtagctgttcctgaacctggtggtgtggggacttcaggcttctgtacctcctgcccaatgggagctgtgagaagatggcacggcccggatggtggggatccttgatggtggatgttgccttcttgagacagcgcctcctgtagatactcccgatggtggggagggatgtgcccatgatgtattgggctgagtccactactctctgcagcttcttacgttcctgcgcatttgaattgccgtcccagaccctgatgcaaccagtcaggatattttcaacagtacacctgtagaagtttgttagcatgttcggtgacaagccaaacctctaagaaagtaaagacactggcagaccttccttgtgattgcatctatgtgtgggcacaggacaggtcatccgatatgttaatgcccaggaatttaaagtaaCCCTCACCGCCCCTCAAACTTCCTTAAGCTGTATCTCATCCCCAGATACTAATTTCTGTCCAATTTAATTAATCCGTGGAAGATTTCCAGCAGATGGAAGTTCTCAGTGGTTGACCCTAGCAGGAATGAACAAGGAGTCACAACAGGAAACAGGGTTCAATGACATCGAGAGTGGGTTTTAAATCCCCTGTTGTATGAGGTGAACCAATAGCACAAAGGAAGAGTTCGGGCAAAGGAACGTGTAAAAGCTGTACAAACCAGTGCTGCGACCATACTTTGAGTACAGGCATTTGCGGGGTTTCACATGACCtgatttattgaaaaacaacttCACACAACTTCTCCtatgcatttttaaagcatttttcaagctattgGTAATAATactaaaatgtttcattttgttcattaatgactggatatagtatatattccattagttcaaTTATGGGTAGTGTTTCGGCAAATATTCAATGAATTGAAAGAATTATAACAAGTGTACCTAGAGCAATATATTGTGGGTTACTATAGAAATGGGACGTgtctgacttacagagaaatcaCATTATAgtcagttctcaggaacggatcCCTAACATAGCCAAAGACTGCctgtactgtgtacaattctggtcgccaaactacaggaaggatgtggtagcaatagagagggtgcagaggagactcatcaGGATGTTGCGTCCTGATCAGGATCAGgaggttagcgtgacgctattacaattcctgccgctgcctgtaaggagtctgcatgttctccccgtgtctgcgtggatttcctccgggtgctccggtttcctcccacattccaaagatgtactggttaggaagttgtgggaatgctatgttggcgacacttgcgggctgcccccagaacactctacacaaaagatgcatttcactgtgtgtttcgatgtacatgtgactaataaagaaatcttatcttatgttgccTGGAACTGAGGGCTGTGGTTccaaggaggggttggacaggctgggtttgttctcactgatatattggaggttgagaggtgactttatagaggtttataaaatagtgaggggcatggataggatagatagaatctttttctcaggacaGGGGAGAATAAACTCAGAATAaacaaggtttaaagtgagaggggatctgaagggtgagtttttcacacagaaactGGTGaattctggaatgagctgccagaggaggtggtggaggccgatacaattacatttaaaaggcatttggacaagtactggATAAGAAAGACATAGAAGTATACAGcctaaggtgggcaaatggggttaacGTGGATAGGTATCAAGGTTGGCGTGGAGAAGGTGggttgaaagggcctgtttctgtgcaaagcagaaaacactcagcaggttggggagcatctgtagaggaagaaacagagttaatgtttaggtCATGAGTCTTCGacttgaagcgttaactctgttacagatgctgcctgacctgctgtgtctccagcttctccccatctctgtcccaAATCTCTTGCCAAGTAACAAGAGACTGTGGCCCCTCATTCTAGGTCCCACAGGCAGGGGGATCATCCTCCCTACAGACACCTTGTCGAGCTCTGTCAGAACTTTgcatgttttgatgagatctttTCTCATCCTTTCAAACTCTCGTGTACACACTCTTGGCGGTGTCTCATCCCAGGACTCAGTCTGCTGAAcctatgcagcactccctcttcACCAAGTATACCTTTTCTTGGGTATGGTGATCAAAAATACACACAAAATTTGAGGTGCTGTATGTAACTGtcgcaagacatccttgctcctgtactcaaagatGTCACATCAAATGCATTTCTAATTCCATTTCAGACATCACTGATGAATCTGATTTCTGCTCTAAGCAAACCCATTTGTTTGCAGTGGAATGTGTTCACGTTGTAAATGCGTGCATTACCAAGCTTAAATTCCTCATATTGCAGGATCCCATTCTCGATCTTGTCATACTTGCAGAACAGTTGCATTGCCTGCTGATGGTGTGTCTTCAGCCACTTGTCCATTCGATCCAGGAAGAGTCCGTACTCCCGGCTATTTCTCCGGAATTCTTCTCCTGCCTTTTCGAGCTTCTCCTTTCCCAAaagcacacacaacacacacagggTTAACGTTTGCTCACATTTCGATTCACAAAGACAATGCTGTGTACAACACATACAGAGCGCGGCTTCTCAACGTGCAGCACCACATCTGTTGCTCGGCCACGGGCACAGAACCTGCTTTCtctgcctcttgaacacctcgaCACCTGCAAACGTCTGCAAACTTTGGAAGAGAAACCGCGTTTGCAATTCTAATTGTGTGACTTGGTTTTTGGTGATGCAGTCAGATATCTCCACCTggctcccctccctcccagatccaacgtgctcaacaatttcagatggcATGCCTGCTATTCCCATTCACATTCTCCCCCAGGAccacccatcaccaccctctTTGGCTCTCTGTCCTCCACCGTCACTGACGCTTGCTTCCCTTTTCTCTAATTCCCTGCCCTCTCGTTGCAACTTCTTTTATCACTAATCGTAGAATCAtataaatgtacagcacagaaacaggccctttctgcGCACCGTgaccatgccaactgtgatggcCGTCCTCACTAATCCCTTCATTAAGTAAGTGGTTCAAGAAAACGATTCACTAACATTCTTATTGGAGGATGCACATTAAATGACAGCCAGACTTTCAAACCCTAAACAGATAGCAATGGGCAGACTCGTCATGAAATAATGAAAGAGGGATCATTttggacaaacaat
This region includes:
- the LOC127580103 gene encoding uncharacterized protein LOC127580103, translating into MGKPSNVKDQGMAKKKNKQEKKSKPTLTKGEREREKLEKAGEEFRRNSREYGLFLDRMDKWLKTHHQQAMQLFCKYDKIENGILQYEEFKLGMRDLNIPCVEAQLHILARLLDPNNTGTIDYVELGAGIDKTRYRQSSIEEEEEEEDEAKEAETDDERTAVRGGKEERGISKEAGTTLVITKEELNRCPSCHLGLWNPVGVSEARYISLELRIISFNDMKCHPGHFQHTVYSHMKVYGLIGQIRGWTGVESTVLNIYRDHSCSRESLLPLELSLEECGFPGGPHHSPTTALLYYDYCIEFSNCPILNCDHYINFRRL